TTCtgactcagatgtttattagttCTTATCTCTGTTACAGTCTTACAAACCCTGGGTTCTGCAGCACtttaacaaactaaaaatggagccttttctctctctacatggccttttaaggataaactgtccaattaagaaatgacaacTAAatcatttttacttttaacccaataaccaaccactCGTGCCCACAGTagggacttttttatccaattacccaaaaccacccaaacccatggagaagaaggtgaagaagaaaaagaaggtgaagaaggagcagcctctgccctaaaacaTCCATTTTGCTTCATATCTATTACTGTATTCTAAaccttaaactctaagttttctaCCATGTGACattacacacttctattcaactccacacccacaatcccagctctataatttcattttggaagctttctccatggcctcaggtcaaatgcagtgttctcttgggggtcagtgcctgtcagcacagaaagcccaaaattctcagcagccagggttccagCAGGAGAGGTCtgacagggagggagggacacagagccccaggaggtgagaggtggcagcaggaggggtgggaaggaaaagctgagggctgggatgagcagagggGATGAGGGTGAATGCTGGGCTGGTGGTGAATAGTCCcccctgtgggagcagctgggctttggggtgcACCTTCCTCACCTCTGGGGGAGTTGGTGGCACTGGCTGCCTCCTGCATGGTGAGGGGACAGTGAAGGGGAGccaaagaagaaacaaagattCAGACACAGAACAGTGAGAGAGGCCACGGCTTCATCCCTGAATGTGCACCCTGAGAGCTCCTTAtcaagggctggaggggagggcAAGGTTTGGTCCTAATTCTGCTGTCAGGCCATGGTGTTAATGAAGGTCAGAAGAGCCATTTGCCTTGGCTACCAAAAActtaaatgaaagcaaatgtcaaaAGTGGGCTGTGGGAGCAAACTGAAGTGCCATTGAAACccagtttgggtttggggggttgCTCTCAAAAGACCCAGAGAGGTTTACAATCCTTCTAGAAGtttctggagctgctccaaaaTGGCAACAACCAATTTCAGTTTCAGCTAAGTGCCTACTCCATATTCTCAATCTAATCTAGTTTGTACAAGACTTTTATTAAGTTTTAGAATGCTGAAGTATTTACATTTAGGAAAAGTGCCTCTGCTGTCCGTTGTTTCCTGAGTGACATGGGCTATTACCAGATTTTCTGAGAGTTTTTGCTTGAGCAATAACCATATTTGtccagaaaaacaaactgaTTAGCTCAACCCTTATTGTACCCTATTTATTTTATCAATTCTGTTGCGAAGCGAAGCATGTTAGTCCATGCATGTGTTCCAAAGTCACATGAGTAAGTCTGAAAGTGCCCCATAACTCCATGAAGCCCAGAACTGAGTCTGAATCTGGACCAGCCTGGCTGTTATGGATTAACCCAAAGCCCagtgcttccagcagcagcagcagcagggctgcagggcagtggcTGCCAGCTGCAGACAGGCTCCAGGACAGGCAGATGCACTCCAGCAAAGGTGAAGTAACTGCTGAGTATCCACCTCGAATATTTACAACTCCTTCTCTACGTTAACTCTGAGTGTGGGAGCTAATAAAGGTGGGTGTGAGCTCCAGATATCCCAGGATTGCTCCacctgggctggagccaggctcacCAAGGCACTCCTGGGgccccttcccctgtccctggggctgccctttGCAGCACATCCGAcagtggcactgccctgcccagggatgctggtgCTGGTTCTCCTGATGTTTGCCAGGCTGTGACCCTGAGGATgtcccacagggctgggtgaCTGGCTGTGCCATCCTGCCCTCCATGTCTCTGGCATGGGAGAGGCCTCAGGAGGCAAGCGAGGAGTTTTCATTCAAGTTGTCTGCAGAAATCTCTGCAGAGCCTATAAACACGTGCCCATACAGtgtcaggacccaggacatccctctggctgtcctgagcagccaagacccctgccaggggtctcagagaccctggcacagagcccaaaatgcctgtggttttgattGTGACCTGTGGAGCAAGTTACCAACCTtagatgaagatctgcaagGCATGACAAATTAAGTAGAATGAGAGTGAATTTATCAcggggtgaaaaagtagattttggggtttctaaAATGgaggttcagggggcaagatggagggatctgggtgtgtcctgcctttctccttcttcttcttggcctccatgttctgctgtgatggtggcacttttggattggtttagagtagaagctcactgtctaatataggtgataggtattgggaagttatggtaaataatgtacacgtagtttttgGTATAAAGACATAACATcaccccaggggcaggcagagtgcctctgactgtcctgctgagcagatctcagctggacaggagaaagaattttatagataagaaacaataaacaaccttgagactgagaactgaagagccctgactccttcttcaagtgccaggctgggaaaagagactttttaaCATTTCTTGGGGTCACTCTGAGCAGCGAGAGGCCCCGAGACAATACAGCATCCATGGCAGGAGCAGCGTGTCTGAGTGTCCCTCCCACCACCCTCTGTCCCTTCTCCACACATCCCTGGGCCTGTCCTCTGACAGTGATGACCCCCTCTGGATAAACAGTCCTTGGagttccttttccttcccctagCACTGAGTCCCTGTCAGTATTTTATGTCTCCAGGGAGAGGCATCTGCCCAGCttggcacagctctgtggggtATGGGGGTTCTGGACCAGAGGGATGGGGGTCTCCAGGCTTCAGGAGCCatgagaggagagcaggaggtggaTGAAGGCCAGGCAGCATCCCAGCCCACTGTCCTGagtgcagtgcccagctccagtGCTTCCCCAACCTGCAGGTCCACCCCTGCTCTtctcccagcacctcctgctccaaaGGACGAGCGAGTGTGTGCTCCAAAACCCTCTCTGCTTTCCAGCCCCATCTGCCCCCAGatgcctctgctctgcaccccctgttctgcagggctgggggcacatTTCCAGGGAGATCACGAGGACATCAGAGCATTTCCACACCAGGGACCAAACGGCCCAGGGGGAAGAAGCTCGGGCTGCCCGTGCTGGTCAGGGCACATAAATTTGTGCATCCCTCCTCTGCTGAGATCCAGGCCCttggctccctgcagctcaatccagaggaaaacaaaccccaagGGTTTTAAAGGCTGCATGTCAAGCGTGTGGCACAGGAGAGCTGCCCTGTCCTGGGAAGGTGTGTGCCCTGAGGAGCTCCGTGCccgctgctggctcctgcattTTGGGGTGcatcaccccagagctggctgcatttcagctgtgctgccttcccACAGCTTCGAACTCATTTTGCTCTCCCTGTggcccctggtgtccctgtccccagcagtctGTGAAGCACGGGGGGGCTGCTGGTGCTTCAGAAACCCTGGTGAGGTTTGCCCAGAGGGACGTGGggagccaggacagagctggcaATAGCCGGAGCTCAGACAGAACCAACACCAGCAGCAAGATAAGCATCTcgctggccctgcccagcaccttGGAGGCTTCCCCGCCTCCCCTTTCCCCCCGCCAGGGCTCCACCGTGCAGCCACATAAATAGAGGGGCGGGCGGGCCGTggggcaggagcggggctgCCTCCCAAGGGATCCCAGCGCATCCCCAGCGCATCTCAGCACTTCCAAACGAATCCCAGAGAATCCCAGCTCCCGTCCCACCCTGCAGGTAACCCGGGAGCCACGGGGACCGGGCCGGCCTGCATCCCCAGAAGGGAGGGGAGGATGAGCACTTCCCCAGGGAATAGCGGGAGCCTGGtggtgctgctcagggacaAAGGGGTGGCGGGGTTTGGCTGGAAATTGGCTCTGGTGGAGGTGCCCAATGTCACTGCTGGGTGGGGTCAGATGTTTTGGCGAGGGGTGGGATTGGTGAGGTTGGGGTGTGAGAAACCTGCTCCCACGAGTCGGTGATGGTTGGTGGGGGTGTCCTGCTCTGTCTGCGtgggacagccaggagggagctCTTGGGGAAGGGAGATCCTCTCCAGAAgaaccctttccatggggagcATGTCTGGGTTCTCTGCCAGTCCTCTGGGAATGGCAGTAAAATAACCACTAGATTAAAATGTGTGAATGAAAGGAAGGGGCAGAACAACTCCAGCAAAGATAAAGCAGGTCTAAGTAACCTAAACTAGCAAAAGTtgctttaaaaccagaaaaacttcaaagtctttttttttttttttcaaattgatAACGGACAGGGTCTATgctttgaagggttttttttttatggttatGCAACTTGcaaatgttttttgtttaagGAGATATTGAGAAATAACTGTGAGTAGTTGCATGCCTGCAAGAGTAGGAAATTGGGGTTATCAAAGGGTGATGATAGAAATGTAATCAAAGGTGGCAATGGGAGAAGAGACCAGAGCTGGAAGGACccagtgcaggaaggaagaaggtgTATTTAATACACCAGGACAGAAGGGCACTCAGACAGAGGGAAGGGATCCAAAAAAAATGCCCTTAAAGGAAACACTGAGTcttgaaaagctgaaaaaaaaaaggaaaaaaataaaaaagagtcCTCAGCCTTTAAACAGGAACAGGATTCAGCATGGGCTGCCAGGTGCTGTGCATCCAAGGTGtgagtggagaaggaggagggagcaggcacagggagggaatTTCATGCCAGGACTGAAAACAGGCTGGCCAAGGACATGGAGAAGGAAAGAGGTGAGTCCCACAGGAATGCCCAACACTGGAAACATCTTCCTTaacaaaaaaagatttttgcGGTTGAAATATAGATGGAGTGACCCCCCTTGGCTTCCTTTGAAGGAGTGAGgtggctgggaaaggcaggcagtgagtggcacagcagggcaggctgggagtgACACCCAGAcctggtgcctggagcagccacaggacaagCCCCCAAAGCAGGCAGTGCTTCTGTGAGCCCTGCTTCTGTCCAGGCCTGCATGCCTTCCAGGAACAATTAATTAGTCATTGAAATGTCCATTATTAGCACCAACAGAGGGTGAACAAGTCCCGTTTGCCAGTCAGGACAGCCATGCCAAGGCCCAGTGAGTGCTGCAGtgtgggcagtgcccagcagtgcccacctgTGTGAGCCCCTGGGGATGGAGGGCACTGTGGCTGAGCCAGGATGGGCTCTTGGGGATGACAGATTCTGGTTTAGGGCAAACCCCCCTGGCAGCTGAGGCTGTTGAGTCAGGGATGGAAAGAAAGACTCCAGTCTTCAGGTGGATCAGAAGGCTGACTTGAATGAAAGTAAAGGGTTTTTTCTAGTGTGACTTCCTAAAGTGATCCTTGATTGGTCCCAGAGTAGAAACATCTCACACCATTGGTGACAATGAATGGCACACTGTGAAGAACCATAACTGTAAACAATagttacagaaagagagatgataattgttttaattcttccCTCTAAGATTCCCAGGTTTGGCCTGGGAGAAATTCTCTCTGTTCTGTCTTCGACTgaagaaagaacagagagaatttctcctttctccacAGGCTGTGGGTGACCCAACCTCCATCCATGGGCTCCTCAAGGAGCTTTAAACTGTGGAGGGACCAGCCCAGACCTGGGACCTTCAGTGTGACATTCCCTGCGTGTGTGACACTCCCTTCAGTGTGGCACTCCCTACATGTGACAGTCCTTGTGTGTGACACACCCTTGTGTGTGACAGTCCCTGTGTGTGACAGTCCCTGTGTGTGACAGTCCCTGTGTGTGACAGTCCCAGTGTGTGACACTCCGTGGGTGTGACCCCTGCTCccattccccctttttccccccagaacCATGGCTCTCCCCGCCGCCCTTCTCCTGTGGCTCGccttgctcctgctccccagcgCGGCCCCAAAACCCACCTGCGACCCCAGCGCCTGCCCGCCGTGCCCCGAGGGGGACCCGGAGGTGACAGCCACCCCCGGGGTCACCGGCTGCTGTCCCCCGTGCccgctgccctgctcctgcccgcCCTACCTGGAGAGCGACTGCGAGATGCAAGGATTCCCCGGCGGCCGCGTCCCCGCCGGCCGCTCCTTCTACATCGACTTCGCCCGCCGGCTGTGCAcctgcgggcccggcggggACATCGCCTGCAGCCCGCTCTGCCCCCGGCCCGAGCCCGCCTGCCGCGCCCTGGGCAGCCCGGTGGCCGACGGCTGTCCCCGCTGTGTGTGCTACGACCCGGAGGGGATGGCGGTGCCCGCCGGCTCCTCCGTGCGCCGCGGCTCCCGGGAGTGCcggtgccctgccctgggcgGGGAGCTGCTGTGCGGAGAGCCCGGTACCGAGGAGTGAAGCTCTCCTTCCCCCTGGCTGTCTCCGGCAGCAAAACCTTCCTGGGCTTTGGGGCATCCTCGCTGAGAGGCTTTCAGAGGAACGATGGGTTTTGTCTTTACAACCTGTGGGGCTGTTGGTAGATAAAACTAGCGCTGAGAGATGAGAGAaactggggagggagggggttctGCTGATTGATGAATgggattccactgattgattaatggaaaaagagatttgcttttatgGATAAGCTTTAGGGTTGCTGGTAAATGAAATTGGGCGTTGAAAGGTGAAAGAAGcaatggggaagaaaacccCCTAAATTCcgtaagaattaaaaattaaaagggagggcTGTACATTAGAGGGAATTCTCTGGTATCAGGCATTCTGGgcagtctgtacctctcaagtacctcagaaatggggaaggagagaagggaaatgtgaggctgggaaattgggataaaaaggaggctgtgtcctccaaaaatCTGAAAGACCCCAGGGcaatgccccatggcctctccctttattccaataaagtaaaaggactcctctgtctcctttttggaccCTTTGAACAGCTTCAAAGGATCCCTGAAGACCTGGGGGTTGCTCCCCTCTGGACAGGGGGGATGCCACATTCTCTGTCATTTGTAGGCCGGGGCAAAGTGTCTGCAGGGGGGGAGCTTGCTTGCCTGTGAGGTTTGTTCCACAAACTGCAGCTAGCGTGTAACTGGAGCAAACAcagctgtttatttatttggaagGTGATTCTGCTTTTGTATGTGTTTGTGTTTATATAGGCTGTTTATATTAAACTTGCTGGATGAACTTCCTCCCAGGAGCCAGGCTTTTTGTTCCTGTAATGCTGTTGTGTGGTGGGACCAAGATCAGAAGGCTGGCTGACACCCTCCCTCCACTCTTTTCATGGTGTGGGAGGAGTTGGTGGGcgagcacagctctgtgttctTAGGAGATAAACCCCTCTCCTGCCTCCATCCTCTGAGCAAAGCCTTGGCTCACAGGGGGATGGTGGCACTCAAGGCTCTGTCCCTCACAGCCACCTTGATCCGACCCATTGTCAGTCCCAGTTCAGCAGGAATGCCCCAAAATGTGTCTCAGTGACTGTGTGCTCTGGATACAGGCACAGGATACAGAATGCTGCATCTTCTGAATGCTTTGacatatataaacacacacacatgtaaatACATCTGTATATAAACCCCACAGCTTCATCAGGCTGTGTTATTAACACATCTTAATTGTTTAAGGATTAAATAAAAGCCTTGTTATCAATGCACTTTTCAACTTTTACTGAAAAGGACACATATACTTTCTTCTTGTCTTAGCTGGTGCTACTTGGGCCACACAAGGTTTTCTCCAGCCACCTTGGCTCCAGGTACACCTGGACACATTAAATGGGTCCCccatattattttaattttcttctcttctgctctGTCTGATGTTgtttgactgaaaaaaaaaaaaaacccaaaaaaaaaaatagccaaaaaaCCAGTGAGCAGGTGGGATTCAAGTGGAGACTGCTGAGGAAAAGGCTGGAGGAAGCAGGTGAATTTGGGATGCAGTGGAGGTCTCCATCCATTGGGGAAGGGACcagttccaactcccctgccatgggcagggacacctttcgTTGTCCCAGGTtcctcagagctccatccagcctggccttgggcactcccagggatggagcagccacagcttctctgggcaccctgtgccagggcctcaccaccctcacagtgaagaatttttttccatatatctaatttaaatttcccttctttcagCTTGAAggcattcccccttgtcctgtcgtGCCAGACCCTTGGAAATTCTCTCTCTCCATGTTTTTTGTAggctccttcaggcactggaaggccacaagGAGGTCACCCCACGCCTTCTCTTCTCTgggctgaacaatcccagtcctctcagcctttcctcacaggacaGCTGCTCCATGCTTCTGTTGCAGGAAAGGGGCTTTGACCTGACAACACTTCACCCTTTGCTCTTCCCCATTCAGTGTAAAAATCTTAGTTTTTAATGAGGTTAAAGCTCATTTTTCACCTTCCAGGCAGACACCAGGCATCCCATGCCACTGTGTCCACCAGCAGCACAAGAAATTCTTCCCATGACAGGTTCCTAATGACCTGCTGTCCAGGTATTCACAGATTGCTGAAGGAAGCCACATCCTGCATGCCCTTGTGAGCTGAGGGTGTCTGAATCCAAGGGGTTGGCTCCTTTTGTGTCTGCCAAAAATTTAAGGAGATCAGGACGAGTTTGCAAGGGCAGTGATGGGTTTTGCAAGCACAGGGATAATCCAGAGGGAGTCATGAGGGATTTGGAAAGGCTCCTCACTGCCTGGGGAGGGTGATGGGCTGCTGGGCTTGTTTATCCTCTGTCACACATCTTATCTGTCTCGGGGCTCCCTGCTTTGTGTGACTGATAACCTTGGAGCAGGAGGGAATGACCGACAGATGGGCAGCCCCTGCATAATACTGGGATTGTCTGCAGTGCCCAGTGTCAGCACGGGAACAATGGGAGAGTTATTGTCCAAATATCCCTGCAAAAAGGTCCCTGTTGGCTCCTTTGCAAGCTGCTCCTTGGAGGTGGTGCAGAGTTTCTTtgctctgcccccagctctgatGTGAAATACCTTCTGTCTCCAGGATCTCTGTCTGCATTTCATCACACTGAAAGCAGGAGCtgcattattttcattttaccaagaacagcacagggaaaaaaatttaaacctcACAGTGATCAGCTGTCAGAATTTATTCACTTAAATTGAATGTCCTGGGGTTTGGCATGCTTTGTTTGGATGGGTGCTGTCCTGGATTCTCCAGTATTAATCACCCATGTGCTTGTCTGCAATTTGGACACGGTATTGCTGGTgttgtttgtatttttccagGTCAGATTTTCCCCAGTCTGGGCAGGGCTACAGTTTTGTGGTTACTCCTTCACATGGTCACTGTCACTTTGCATCACAGCCAGGCACGTGTTTGCAGGGAAGGACTGTAAATGTTTCTcaagagcaaagcagcacaCAAACTCCTGTGCATCCCTAAATGAGCCCTGAGAACTGAAACCAAAGCTGAAATTTGCAGCTCCTAAAAAGAGCTCATTTTGCACGTGGAGCAATCAGCAatcaggttttggtttttttgttttgtttttttttttttttttttttttttttttttttttttttgtaaaggatCATTACTGATGTTTAGTTAGTTGTGGAAGGGACAGGGCCTTTCTTCACTGTGTTCATCAAAAAATGATTGATTTAAATAGATCCATGCTTTAGCCCTCTGTCCTTTCATCAGCCCTCTCAGTTCCTGCCTCATGAGGctgtaaaacattaaaatattcatgAATGAAAGTCCATCAGGAGCTTCCTTTGGGCACAACTGTGTCAAGAAGTTGAAGTGTTTGCCCAAGtccttctgccttttccagcagcCTGCCAGAAGAGAATTCCTCAGGTGTGGTTCACCAGACAGCTTTAGCACCCAGACTACATTTGCAGAGCCCAGGTGTGGGGCCTGGCTGCTTGCCATTTGTTTTTTCCCTATTATGTTATTATGCTCTTCAGTGATCAGAAATCTTGATCCATGGCAGGTTCTGCACTGGTTATTTCTGATCAGGATGAGAACAGAGGTTTCCTAGAGGACCCCCTGATTAAATCAGAACACAGTCTCCCAGTGTTGGTAATGGACTGAGCACACCCCCcctagaaataatttttctttgaaatttggGGCAAGGGAGAGAGGTAACATTTGACACTTTTGAATGTGCTCATTATAGGAAATTTTAAGCTGCCCTGACACACCAAAGGTGCAGTGCATTTATTAACAGCAAATTGCACAAGGATGGGAGGCACACACAAAAGTACATTTGGGTTTTTATGATTTAATaggagtgctctgggctggggacagagtggggaTTTGTGAAAGGTTGGGCTCtgtgatcttggaggtcttttcaaCTTAATTGATTCTGTTCTATGATTTAGCTTCAACATTGTGCCTCTACACTGAAACCAGCTTTTTAAAAGTCATTCTGATACTGCATCCatagcagcacccacagctcatTTCTCCAAGGCTGTTGGGCTTTTTCCAGCAGCTGGCTTTGAATCCTGGAGTGATTTGCAGAGTCATTATTCATGGCTATTCACAGTTCAGAAGTTCAagagacacacaaaaaaaaaaaaaagtccaggGTATGTAATCAAAGATTAATTGTTGCCAGTTTCCAAAGAAAGGAAGggggaagcaaaaaaaaaaaaaaaaaaaaaaaaaaaaaaaaaaaatcaaaacaataaGAATGCAAAACCAGTTGTTTGAAAGCAGAATGTAGGATCTTAGAGGAGAATTATTGTTTTATTGtttctggagctgctgaaagTGTCCCTGTGTGTACAAGTAAGTCAGGAACATTGATTCCAGCCAGCATCTGGaaagctgggagagcagcataGGCATTACCTAACAAATGCCAACCCAGTTCCTCAAAATCTTTGGAATTTTGCCATTTTGAATTTCATTTGATTGTGATGCTTAAAATTTTCAAGAGCTTTTAGGTCTGGATCCAGCTACAGCACCGAGTTAGGAAACTTAATCAGATTCAGCTGTGCAAAATAGTCCttttgtgaattaaaaaaaaaaaaaaaaaaaaaaaaaaaaaaaaaaaagaagcaacagaaatattctctctccttcctggcCTTAATTGGG
The sequence above is a segment of the Haemorhous mexicanus isolate bHaeMex1 chromosome 2, bHaeMex1.pri, whole genome shotgun sequence genome. Coding sequences within it:
- the LOC132324076 gene encoding fibulin-2-like, with the translated sequence MALPAALLLWLALLLLPSAAPKPTCDPSACPPCPEGDPEVTATPGVTGCCPPCPLPCSCPPYLESDCEMQGFPGGRVPAGRSFYIDFARRLCTCGPGGDIACSPLCPRPEPACRALGSPVADGCPRCVCYDPEGMAVPAGSSVRRGSRECRCPALGGELLCGEPGTEE